ATTTGGACCAGTTGTAACTAGTTTTAATGCTGGGGAAAAAATTATTTCCGAACTGCAAGGTGCTCTTCTGAAAGTTGAAAAAGTTGTGAAGGTTGTGGGTTTATTTAGGCTAGGAGCATCGTTTGCTGCCAATGGTCATTTATTAACTAGTAACAGTAATTTTGTCAACATTTTAACTAATAAGGGTTCAAAATCAATTGAAATTGGAACTATTCAGCTAAATCTTAATGCAAATCTCAAACAATCAATAAGCAACATCAGAGCAAGACTACCAAGAGATGTTTTAGCTTTAACCAAAGACGAGTTCATAAATTTTGAAAAAAATTATTGGAAACGTAATACTGCTGTAGGTTTTATATTTTCGCTCAGTACTATGATGGCATTTATTGTTGGTGCAGTAATTGTTTATCAAGTTCTTTACACAGATGTATCAGAACATTTACCTGGATATGCAATTCTAAAAGCAATGGGTTATACGGATATAAGCTTGCTATGGATTATTATTCAGGAGTCTTTGATTTTATCAATTCTGGGTTATATTCCAGGTTTTTTAATTGCAATGATTAGTTATCAACAAACCCAATCTGCTACATTGTTACCAATCGGTATGACTGTTGATCGAGGTCTCACATTATTAATGGTGACTATATTAATGTGTCTGATTTCAGGTCTTATTGCTGTACGTAAATTGAGAGATGCCGATCCTGCCGATATTTTCTAATCCCATTTATTAAAGATTAAATAAATATGCTTTTGCAAGAACCAGTAGTATCGATCAAAAACCTTCAACATTATCTAGGAAAAGGTGCACTAAGAAAACGAGTATTATCGGATATAAATTTCGAGATACAGCGGGGAGAATTTATAATTCTAACTGGTCCTTCAGGTTCAGGAAAGACAACATTACTAACGCTAATTGGTGCTTTACGTACTATTCAAAGTGGTAGCATTAAGGTTTTTGAACATGAATTATATCAAACTAGCAACTATCAGTTAGTTCAAGTGCGACGAAAAATAGGCTACATTTTTCAGAGTAACAACCTCTTACCATTTTTAACTGCTGTTCAAAATGTATTAACATCTATTTTTCTGCACAAAGAAATTTCTAAGGCTGAAGCTTATGATAGGGCGGTTGATATGTTAGAATCTGTTGGTCTAGGCAAGTATTTAAACTCTTACCCTCGTAATCTATCAGGAGGACAACAACAGCGGGTTGCAATTGCCAGAGCTTTAGCCCCTAGTCCTAAATTGATTTTGGCAGATGAACCAACTGCTGCATTAGATAAAAAAACTGGTCGTGATGTAATTGAGTTAATGCTGACTTTAACTAAACAAATAAATTGTACAATTTTGCTAATAACTCACGATAGTCGAATTCTAGATGTGGCTGAACGAATTATTTATATGGAAGATGGTAATTTAATTAATACGAATGTTAGTTTTAATGATAATATTAATGCTTTAAATGAATAAAAAATATTTTAACAAGTGTATGCAAGTGATCTAATTTTTTAAGTATTATGGCAAATTCACAAGAAACGAATAGATGGATTGGACATCGGAAAATTAACTTACAAGCGCGTATGCGTCTTTTCTGTTTTCCTTACGCAGGTGGTAGCGCCCTAAGCTTTAGTACTTGGGCAGATAAATTACCACACTTTATTGAGGTTTTTCCTATTGAGATGCCAGGACGAGGAGTTCGTTTGAATGAGCCTCCTTTTAATCAAATCTCACCACTTGTTGCGGAAATTTCTTATGCTATACATTCTTACTTAGATATCCCTTTTGCTTTCTTTGGTCATAGTCTAGGTGCCTTAATCAGCTTTGAACTAGCTCGTTTCGTTCGTAAGACCTATGCCCTAAATCCAGTTCACCTTTTTGTCTCCGGTCGTGGCGCACCTCAAATAATAGAACACTATAAAATACATCATTTGTCTGATGCTGAATTTTTAGAAGCACTGCATAGATTCAATGGGACTCCGAAAAAAGTATTAGAATCTGCTGAATTGATGCAGTTGCTGCTCCCCACCCTACGAGCAGATTTGATGATCAATGAATCCTACACTTACACCGTAGAACCTCCGCTAGATTGTCCAATTACTGCTTTCGGAGGTTTACAAGATCCATTGGTTAATCGTGATGATATGGAAGCTTGGAGAGAACATACACTGAGTTCCTTTTCATTGCATCTGCTTCCTGGTGATCACTTTTTTATTAATACTGCACAGTACTTTCTTCTGCAACTTATTAGCAAAACTGGCATTGCATAAATGCGGGATGAATTACAGGGTAAGCGGATATAATTTGGTTCTTCAGTACCTGTTATGCGAAACTATTAGTTAAACATCAAAACTTCCCATAAAAATAAACGTTAAAAACCAAAAACTATGCCAAACGCATAAAATGTTAGTTTTAAATTCTATTATCTTTGCCTGGCAATGGTTTCACGGCTTTTATGAACGAGATTTAGCATAATATGTAATGAAGAGCCTATAATTTTGTACTTTAAAATACAGAGAATAATTCTATAGAACCAGTTTCAATACTGCTCGGTTAAGCTTTTTTTGGGCATCATAGACAACGAGATTTCAAGGTTTTTAGCCTACTTGATTTCCTTAATCTAGCAGTACTGGAACCAGGTTGACATTTTTTACTGTCTTGAGGTAAAGTAAATTTACCAGGTTAAGTCCATCTAATTTCGTACTTTAAAATTACAGATAAAAAATTGTGAGATATGGTATAATAAATGTCCAAATTCTGTCTATATTTGGTTGAATTGAGGAAAAAAATTAAATAAATTGAGGTTAAAACCTTTAGTATCACCTCATAACCATGCAAAAGCCTTAATGTCAAGTCCTTTTAGCCTATTTTGTCGCCCCGTCTGGGTATTTATATGACCTACCATTCAGAAGAAGTGCAACAGATTTTGCAGATAGCATTGACTCAAAAAAAGGAGAAAGAATTTTCACGAGAACAGCTTATAGAGATAGCATCAGAATTGGGTATCTCAACAGAAGAACTCCAATCGGCTGAACAAGAATGGTCCATACAGCTAACAAAAGGGCAAAGGCAACATATGCTGAATACCCACGAACGTAAAAAATTTAAATCTCACCTGACTAATTTTATTGCAGTTAATGTTTTTTTAGTCTTGTTAAACTTGGTAATAAGTCCTTCATATTTTTGGGCAATCTTTCCACTACTAGGTTGGGGCTTGAGTTTGTTTTTTCATGGTTGGAAGGTTTATCGAAAAGGTTCTTCATAAGACAAGTCCGGAATAAGAACTAGGTGTCAAAAAAATGGTTCTTTCTATCGCTCAGGAGAGGGTGAACTATATCAGAAACCTAAGAATTTGAGGGAGCGACAAGAATCGTCAAAGTATTACTCACAGAGGGATTCAAGTAACAGACCCTCTAAAAAAAAACGGTTCTTATTGACAATACTATGTGGTTATTAGATGGCTACTTATAGGGCAGGGATGTTTCATTCCCTAAAACTGGTAAAATAGCAAGTGTTGAGGGGATAAAAAATTATGGGTGCGAATCTGATTGAGCAATTGCGGCTAGTGGAAGATTTTAGAACTTCAGATGGTCGAAGGCATCCACTGTTGAAAGAGTTGGAACTCGTGCAGGCAAAGCATATCATGAGGTTGTCTGTTACATCAACACCCTAGTTGGCACAGCGAAAGAATTTGCCTGTGGTATTCACGGTCATTGGGGTATTGAAAATTGCCTTCATTGGGTAAAAGATGTAGTTTTGAATGAAGATAATTCGGCTACACGTATGGGTAATGCTCCCGCAAATCTCTCGATTATGCGAGCGAGCGCACTCAATCTTCTTCGCCGAAACGGTTATACTTCCATAACAATAGCCCAAAGATTTCTCTCTCATGATATTGACAAACTTCTTGCTCTTGTGGAATGAAACAGCCCTGGGGGCTAGGGGGGATCGAATTCTATGCAGCTTCATAAAAAATTGGTATTAATGCCAAGAAATCATCAATCAGCTAATCATAAGTAATCATTATCAATACTGTATCTGCTATAGGACTTACGCATCGTACATCAGTACTATACGCAACTTGGGCATTTTAACCATGTTTAGCACCATGCGATGGCGAAGCCCGCCGCAGGTATCGCAAATC
The Gloeotrichia echinulata CP02 DNA segment above includes these coding regions:
- the devC gene encoding ABC transporter permease DevC produces the protein MKGKNFSIALSQLKYEKVRFLVALSGIIFAVIMMFMQMGFSDALFDSSVLLHKSMKADIFLLHSKSSALVALKSFSKYYLYQLLEFPEVKSVSPIHLGYANWKNPWNNDNRAIFIIGIDPSNNVLDLPGIQENLTTITYPDGVLFDTSSRPEFGPVVTSFNAGEKIISELQGALLKVEKVVKVVGLFRLGASFAANGHLLTSNSNFVNILTNKGSKSIEIGTIQLNLNANLKQSISNIRARLPRDVLALTKDEFINFEKNYWKRNTAVGFIFSLSTMMAFIVGAVIVYQVLYTDVSEHLPGYAILKAMGYTDISLLWIIIQESLILSILGYIPGFLIAMISYQQTQSATLLPIGMTVDRGLTLLMVTILMCLISGLIAVRKLRDADPADIF
- a CDS encoding ATP-binding cassette domain-containing protein, encoding MLLQEPVVSIKNLQHYLGKGALRKRVLSDINFEIQRGEFIILTGPSGSGKTTLLTLIGALRTIQSGSIKVFEHELYQTSNYQLVQVRRKIGYIFQSNNLLPFLTAVQNVLTSIFLHKEISKAEAYDRAVDMLESVGLGKYLNSYPRNLSGGQQQRVAIARALAPSPKLILADEPTAALDKKTGRDVIELMLTLTKQINCTILLITHDSRILDVAERIIYMEDGNLINTNVSFNDNINALNE
- a CDS encoding thioesterase II family protein gives rise to the protein MANSQETNRWIGHRKINLQARMRLFCFPYAGGSALSFSTWADKLPHFIEVFPIEMPGRGVRLNEPPFNQISPLVAEISYAIHSYLDIPFAFFGHSLGALISFELARFVRKTYALNPVHLFVSGRGAPQIIEHYKIHHLSDAEFLEALHRFNGTPKKVLESAELMQLLLPTLRADLMINESYTYTVEPPLDCPITAFGGLQDPLVNRDDMEAWREHTLSSFSLHLLPGDHFFINTAQYFLLQLISKTGIA
- a CDS encoding 2TM domain-containing protein — its product is MTYHSEEVQQILQIALTQKKEKEFSREQLIEIASELGISTEELQSAEQEWSIQLTKGQRQHMLNTHERKKFKSHLTNFIAVNVFLVLLNLVISPSYFWAIFPLLGWGLSLFFHGWKVYRKGSS